The Saccharomonospora glauca K62 genome has a segment encoding these proteins:
- a CDS encoding alpha/beta hydrolase has translation MALDEATANLLAQMAAQGGKPLHEQEPDEARKAGSAITELYGRGPEMLRVDDVRLPTSDGDEFAVRVLVPVEIPAGVIVYYHGGGWVLGDIDQFDTLGRQLAARTRCAVVLVDYRKAPEHKYPTAVEDSWQALVWAHRNGTEIAGADVPLIVAGDSAGGNLAAVMAHRARDRSGPELALQVLVYPVTAADFDTPSYTDPENQQILTREGMIWFWNHYAPEERRGEPEASPLLAERFDGLPPAVVLLAEHDPLRDEGEAYVAALEKAGVPVRSRLFKSQTHGFFTMVNVLPGSAEAIDYVVAEIGARLDEVARR, from the coding sequence ATGGCTTTGGACGAAGCGACGGCGAATCTTCTCGCGCAAATGGCCGCGCAAGGCGGAAAGCCTCTGCACGAGCAGGAACCCGACGAAGCCCGTAAGGCCGGGTCGGCGATCACGGAGCTCTACGGGCGCGGCCCGGAGATGCTGCGCGTCGACGACGTGCGGCTGCCCACCTCGGACGGCGACGAGTTCGCCGTGCGGGTGCTCGTGCCGGTCGAGATCCCCGCCGGAGTCATCGTCTACTACCACGGGGGCGGGTGGGTGCTCGGTGACATCGACCAGTTCGACACCCTCGGCAGGCAGCTCGCCGCCCGGACGCGCTGCGCCGTGGTGCTGGTCGACTATCGCAAGGCTCCCGAACACAAGTACCCCACGGCCGTCGAGGACTCGTGGCAGGCATTGGTGTGGGCTCACCGGAACGGGACGGAGATCGCCGGAGCCGACGTCCCGCTGATCGTCGCCGGTGACTCCGCGGGCGGCAACCTCGCCGCGGTGATGGCCCACCGGGCCCGCGACCGCTCGGGACCGGAACTCGCCCTGCAGGTGCTCGTGTATCCCGTGACGGCGGCCGACTTCGACACCCCGTCCTACACGGATCCGGAGAACCAGCAGATTCTCACCCGTGAGGGCATGATCTGGTTCTGGAACCACTACGCGCCCGAGGAGCGGCGCGGTGAACCGGAGGCCAGTCCGCTGCTCGCCGAACGCTTCGACGGTCTGCCGCCCGCCGTGGTCCTCCTCGCGGAACACGACCCGCTGCGGGACGAGGGAGAGGCCTACGTGGCCGCACTCGAGAAGGCCGGTGTCCCGGTGCGGAGCCGACTGTTCAAGTCGCAGACGCACGGTTTCTTCACGATGGTGAACGTGCTCCCCGGCAGCGCGGAGGCGATCGACTACGTCGTCGCGGAAATCGGTGCTCGACTCGACGAAGTGGCGCGCCGATGA
- a CDS encoding oxidoreductase gives MKNTLGGVFTTAEGVEFTRMGYGAMQLAGPRVWGPPADRDEAIRVLREAVAAGVNHIDTADCYGPHVTNEIIREALAPYDGVHIATKVGAVRDENGAWVFARSPKQLREQVESNLRTLGVEALDVVNLRIGGGPDGHSPVPGSLAEPFGALAELREQGKIKHLGVSVVDAEQVAEARSIAPIVTVQNWYNVAHRGDEDLIASLHSQGIAYTAFWPLGGFTPLQSDILDKVAARLGTTPLSVALAWLLHRAPNVVVIPGTSKVAHLRENLAAAELELPEDALAELDGIVA, from the coding sequence ATGAAGAACACGCTCGGCGGCGTCTTCACCACGGCCGAAGGCGTGGAGTTCACCAGGATGGGATACGGCGCGATGCAGCTCGCCGGCCCGCGGGTGTGGGGGCCTCCCGCCGACCGGGACGAGGCGATTCGCGTGCTGCGGGAGGCCGTGGCGGCCGGGGTGAACCACATCGACACCGCCGACTGCTACGGCCCGCACGTCACCAACGAGATCATCCGCGAGGCGCTGGCTCCCTACGACGGCGTCCACATCGCCACCAAGGTTGGGGCGGTGCGGGACGAAAACGGCGCGTGGGTGTTCGCGCGGTCGCCGAAGCAGTTGCGGGAGCAGGTCGAGTCCAATCTGAGGACCCTGGGTGTCGAGGCGCTCGACGTCGTGAACCTGCGGATCGGGGGCGGGCCGGACGGGCACTCCCCCGTGCCCGGATCGCTGGCCGAGCCGTTCGGCGCGCTCGCCGAGCTGCGGGAGCAGGGCAAGATCAAGCACCTCGGGGTGTCGGTGGTCGACGCCGAGCAGGTCGCGGAGGCGCGGTCCATCGCGCCGATCGTCACCGTGCAGAACTGGTACAACGTCGCTCACCGCGGCGACGAGGACCTCATCGCCTCTCTGCACTCCCAAGGCATCGCCTACACCGCGTTCTGGCCGTTGGGTGGGTTCACCCCGCTGCAGTCCGACATCTTGGACAAGGTCGCCGCGCGCCTGGGCACCACGCCGTTGTCCGTGGCGCTGGCCTGGCTGCTGCACCGCGCACCGAACGTCGTGGTCATCCCCGGCACCTCCAAGGTCGCGCACCTGCGCGAGAACCTCGCGGCCGCGGAGCTCGAACTGCCCGAGGACGCTCTGGCGGAGCTGGACGGCATCGTCGCCTGA
- a CDS encoding Crp/Fnr family transcriptional regulator: MTNDYAVRQRRGFRALIPDHVWARLVQSGVRKYHAAGEALLQQGSPGGWVLLCLTGRSKVVYAEPDGREVLLAVRGPGDVLGEFSGRDGLPRSATVRAIEPGLTSRLSDRRFTELTEQFGVTEKLAAYVMGKVRESASHTWRLAYRTTAVRLTELLGMLIDSAGPDHPQPTTIAMSQEELASALGLVRSAITPVLAEWKAAGLIATARGRLQVLDFPRLRRFAVSSSGQNTPCSSDTLDRTARRGTGRSTDESRRHERSRPAHRNSRR; encoded by the coding sequence ATGACCAACGACTACGCGGTTCGACAGCGGCGCGGATTCCGTGCCCTGATTCCCGACCACGTCTGGGCGCGCCTGGTCCAGAGCGGAGTCCGTAAGTACCACGCCGCCGGTGAGGCGTTACTGCAGCAGGGGAGTCCCGGCGGCTGGGTGCTGTTGTGCCTGACGGGCCGTTCCAAGGTCGTCTACGCGGAGCCCGACGGGCGGGAGGTACTGCTCGCGGTCCGTGGACCCGGTGACGTCCTCGGTGAATTCTCCGGACGCGACGGCCTGCCACGCTCGGCCACGGTGCGGGCCATCGAACCGGGGCTCACGTCGAGACTGTCCGATCGCCGGTTCACGGAACTGACGGAGCAGTTCGGCGTCACCGAGAAACTCGCCGCCTACGTGATGGGGAAGGTACGGGAAAGCGCGTCCCACACCTGGCGGCTCGCCTACCGCACGACCGCGGTCCGGCTCACCGAACTGCTCGGCATGCTCATCGACTCGGCCGGACCCGACCACCCGCAGCCCACCACGATCGCCATGTCGCAGGAGGAACTGGCGTCGGCCCTCGGCCTGGTGCGGTCGGCGATCACCCCGGTGCTCGCCGAGTGGAAAGCGGCCGGACTGATCGCCACGGCTCGGGGCCGACTCCAGGTGCTCGACTTCCCACGACTTCGCCGCTTCGCTGTGTCCAGTTCTGGACAGAACACGCCGTGCTCCTCCGACACCCTTGATCGCACCGCACGACGCGGCACTGGGAGGAGCACTGATGAATCACGTCGACACGAACGATCTCGGCCAGCTCACCGGAATTCTCGCCGTTGA
- a CDS encoding nuclear transport factor 2 family protein, producing the protein MTSAHARADRFAAALRHLEDTGDSSRLRELFAPDPELVRPEVATGDEHAGDVTRFWEKYRSPFSEITTEFIRVAESGDLGVLEWVSHGTLTSGSPIEYRGVSLLYFDDEGRIHRFATYFDTAAFLRPETPNK; encoded by the coding sequence ATGACGAGCGCGCACGCACGGGCCGACCGCTTCGCCGCCGCGCTGCGGCACTTGGAGGACACCGGCGACAGCTCGCGACTACGGGAGCTGTTCGCGCCGGACCCGGAGCTGGTGAGGCCGGAAGTGGCCACCGGTGACGAGCACGCCGGCGACGTCACCCGCTTCTGGGAGAAGTACCGCTCGCCGTTCTCCGAGATCACCACCGAGTTCATCCGGGTGGCGGAGTCCGGTGACCTGGGTGTCCTCGAATGGGTGTCGCACGGCACCCTCACCAGCGGAAGCCCCATCGAGTACCGAGGGGTCTCGCTGCTGTACTTCGACGACGAGGGCCGCATCCACCGGTTCGCCACGTACTTCGACACCGCGGCCTTCCTGCGGCCGGAGACCCCGAACAAGTGA
- a CDS encoding Fpg/Nei family DNA glycosylase: MPEGHVVHRLARELGADLTGHRLSVSSPRGRFGAEAARLHGAVLRRTDAHGKHLLVDFSRDERLHVHLGMQGKWLRFDDPGRPALPQVRLRLASEVVAWDLLAPLRCELLSEEAVRDLVRGLGPDPLRSDADAEAAVAALRAAPGAVGAALLDQSVISGVGNVFRNEALHAVGIAPRRPCRELTDSEARTLWAELRRMMERAVEDGRIVTMDVPDRATIPESEARKVYKQKYCRDCGAPVVTDTVGGRTAYHCPREQPR; this comes from the coding sequence GTGCCGGAGGGACACGTCGTTCATCGGCTGGCGCGTGAGCTGGGCGCGGACCTCACCGGGCACCGCCTGTCGGTGAGCTCGCCCCGGGGCCGGTTCGGCGCGGAGGCCGCACGCCTGCACGGCGCGGTGCTGCGGCGCACCGACGCCCACGGCAAGCACCTCCTCGTCGACTTCTCGCGCGACGAACGGCTCCACGTGCACCTCGGCATGCAAGGGAAGTGGCTGCGGTTCGACGATCCGGGAAGACCGGCGCTGCCGCAGGTGCGGTTGCGGCTGGCGAGCGAGGTCGTGGCGTGGGACTTGCTCGCGCCGTTGCGGTGCGAGCTGCTGTCGGAGGAAGCGGTGCGGGACCTGGTACGGGGGTTGGGGCCGGACCCGCTGCGGTCCGATGCCGATGCCGAGGCCGCTGTCGCGGCGTTGCGCGCGGCGCCCGGAGCCGTCGGCGCGGCCCTGCTCGATCAGTCGGTGATCTCCGGTGTGGGCAACGTCTTCCGCAACGAGGCCCTGCATGCCGTTGGCATCGCCCCGCGACGGCCGTGCCGGGAGCTGACCGACTCCGAAGCCCGGACGTTGTGGGCGGAGCTGCGGCGCATGATGGAACGGGCCGTGGAGGACGGACGCATCGTCACGATGGACGTCCCCGATCGGGCCACGATTCCCGAATCCGAGGCCCGGAAGGTCTACAAGCAGAAGTACTGCCGCGACTGCGGAGCCCCGGTGGTGACCGACACGGTGGGTGGTCGCACCGCCTACCACTGTCCGCGCGAGCAGCCACGGTGA
- a CDS encoding helix-turn-helix domain-containing protein, translating into MSDSPNLLGDYLRARRELVTPEQVGLPRLGVRRVPGLRREEVAMLAGISADYYLRLEQGRDRSPSRQVLESLARALQLDDHGTEYLLSLAQPRPRTPRRRGRGETVPTGIRVLVDTLGFPAFVEDRYFDVLAANPAAAALSPRLVVGNNRLRDVFLDPAEQALYPAWDKVTAQLVAGFRSSVGVDVDDQRFVDLVGELSIASPRFRELWARQDVARREGATMSIDHPVVGELTLYREKLPVTGTKGQMLVVYHPEPGSTDADKLSLLISSALPVRSESPDPEHAEEHRP; encoded by the coding sequence ATGAGCGACTCGCCGAACCTGCTGGGCGACTACCTCCGCGCGCGACGCGAACTGGTCACGCCGGAGCAGGTCGGGCTGCCGCGCCTCGGGGTCCGCCGGGTTCCGGGCCTGCGGCGCGAGGAGGTCGCCATGCTTGCCGGCATCAGCGCCGACTACTACCTGCGCCTCGAACAGGGCCGGGACCGCAGCCCCTCCCGGCAGGTGCTCGAATCCCTCGCCCGTGCGCTGCAACTCGACGACCACGGCACCGAATACCTGCTCTCCCTCGCCCAACCCCGCCCGCGCACGCCTCGGCGCCGCGGGCGCGGGGAGACCGTGCCGACCGGGATCCGGGTGCTCGTCGACACCCTCGGCTTCCCCGCGTTCGTCGAGGACCGCTACTTCGACGTGCTCGCCGCGAACCCCGCCGCGGCCGCGCTCTCACCTCGGCTGGTCGTGGGCAACAACCGGCTGCGCGACGTGTTCCTGGACCCCGCCGAGCAAGCGCTCTACCCCGCGTGGGACAAGGTCACCGCCCAGCTCGTCGCGGGGTTCCGCAGCTCCGTTGGCGTCGACGTGGACGACCAGCGGTTCGTGGACCTCGTCGGGGAGCTGTCGATCGCGAGCCCACGCTTTCGGGAACTCTGGGCCCGCCAGGACGTCGCCCGCCGCGAAGGCGCCACCATGTCGATCGACCACCCCGTGGTGGGCGAGCTGACCCTGTATCGGGAAAAGCTTCCGGTCACCGGCACGAAAGGACAGATGCTCGTCGTCTACCACCCCGAGCCCGGAAGCACCGACGCCGACAAACTCTCCCTCCTCATCTCCTCCGCGCTGCCCGTCCGGTCGGAGTCGCCCGACCCCGAGCACGCGGAAGAACACCGGCCCTGA
- a CDS encoding tetratricopeptide repeat protein → MGELEQLEQDRATYEATLESHLARYGEEHPETIAVRTKLAAVLWRMRDLGRAREECEALLRARLSLHGPKHPETLTTRANLASVLWDLGDLERACEEYQTALSDSIRVLGAEHPDTLTRRSCLAGVLRQLGRWQQARTHYENLLHSHIRLHGNEHPETLTARSALAGVLRALGELDRARAEYENVLRARTDMLGDKHPDTLVARGCLAGVLWDLGQLEQARAEYEAVLDVEVDLLGAEHPETLTTRHNLATVVKDLGELDRARAEYEVVLRARTDMLGDKHPDTLMARGCLAGVLWDLGQLEQALAEYEALLPLHTEALGPDHPHTLITRANLAGVLKDLGRLEQARTEFETVLTARTELFGADHPDTLITRANLAGVLAALGQVEHAHAEYDAILKAHLAFYGPDHPITLTTRHHLATTLRTLGRAERARTEFETVLTARTELFGVDHPETLTARHDLAGALKDLGELEQARAEYEATLDGYIAFFGAQHPYTLAARENLDEVLEKLGR, encoded by the coding sequence ATGGGGGAACTCGAACAACTGGAGCAGGACCGCGCGACCTACGAAGCCACTTTGGAGTCTCACCTCGCGCGTTACGGGGAGGAACATCCGGAGACAATCGCCGTCCGCACCAAACTCGCCGCCGTGCTGTGGAGGATGCGGGATCTGGGGCGAGCACGCGAGGAATGCGAGGCACTTCTTCGCGCCCGGTTGTCACTTCACGGGCCGAAGCATCCGGAGACGCTGACCACCCGTGCCAACCTCGCCAGTGTGCTGTGGGATCTGGGGGATCTGGAGCGGGCTTGCGAGGAGTACCAAACCGCTCTCTCCGATTCCATCCGGGTGCTCGGGGCCGAGCATCCGGACACGTTGACCCGGCGTTCCTGCCTTGCCGGTGTGCTGCGGCAACTGGGGCGGTGGCAGCAGGCCCGCACCCACTACGAAAACCTCCTCCACAGCCACATCCGGCTCCACGGAAACGAGCACCCGGAGACACTGACCGCCCGCAGCGCTCTTGCCGGTGTGCTGCGAGCCCTGGGGGAACTGGATCGGGCTCGCGCCGAGTACGAGAACGTCCTTCGCGCCCGCACCGACATGCTCGGCGACAAGCACCCGGACACTTTGGTGGCCCGTGGTTGCCTGGCCGGAGTGCTGTGGGATCTGGGGCAGTTGGAGCAAGCCCGCGCGGAGTACGAGGCCGTCCTCGACGTCGAGGTCGACCTTCTCGGGGCCGAGCATCCGGAGACACTGACCACCCGCCACAACCTCGCCACCGTCGTGAAGGACTTGGGCGAGCTGGACCGGGCTCGCGCCGAGTACGAGGTCGTCCTCCGTGCCCGCACCGACATGCTCGGCGACAAGCACCCGGACACTCTGATGGCCCGTGGTTGCCTGGCCGGAGTGCTGTGGGATCTGGGGCAGTTGGAGCAAGCCCTTGCCGAGTACGAGGCTCTGCTTCCCCTTCACACCGAAGCGCTGGGCCCCGACCACCCGCACACGCTGATCACCAGGGCCAATCTCGCCGGGGTGCTGAAGGACCTGGGTCGGCTGGAGCAGGCCCGCACGGAGTTCGAGACCGTGCTCACCGCGCGCACCGAGCTGTTCGGGGCCGACCACCCGGACACTTTGATCACGCGCGCCAACCTCGCCGGGGTCCTGGCAGCATTGGGGCAGGTGGAGCACGCCCACGCGGAATACGACGCCATCCTCAAGGCGCACCTCGCGTTCTACGGGCCCGACCATCCGATCACCCTGACCACGCGCCACCACCTCGCCACCACGTTGCGGACGTTGGGCCGGGCGGAGCGCGCCCGCACGGAGTTCGAGACCGTGCTCACCGCGCGCACCGAGCTGTTCGGGGTCGACCACCCGGAGACGCTGACCGCCCGCCACGACCTCGCCGGGGCGCTGAAGGACCTGGGCGAGCTGGAGCAGGCTCGTGCGGAGTACGAGGCCACGCTCGACGGATACATCGCGTTCTTCGGAGCCCAACACCCGTACACCCTCGCGGCTCGTGAGAACCTCGACGAGGTGTTGGAGAAGTTGGGCCGGTGA
- a CDS encoding serine hydrolase domain-containing protein gives MTTTTGRRLLALAGGVALAATATVAPAAAMPADDHDATRAVLDRYHANTGPGAAVYAGNATESWTLSSGTAEVSEDRPITSTDHFRIGSQTKTFTAAVVLQLFDEGKVDLDAPIERYLPGVVTGNFDGNAITVRQLLNHTSGLPRDPGNATPNPDGTYELSAVVAAAMDDAPQSAPGEAVNYSNIAYLVLGMLIEELTGQYVGDAITERIIEPLGLANTSFPAPGERELSSPFVPGYQGFKVGGFFVWIDYTTQIELSRWSSAGAMESTFEDLATFYRALLDGKVISERALEEMKSVSSADYGLGLARIELSCGGEAWGHNGRLATGHASRTMVTEDGRFASVLTNTIGLLLPENPSEVDVVDTALCEASS, from the coding sequence ATGACAACCACCACCGGCCGACGGCTGCTCGCCCTCGCGGGAGGCGTCGCACTGGCCGCCACCGCCACCGTCGCGCCCGCGGCGGCCATGCCCGCCGATGACCACGATGCCACGCGAGCCGTCCTCGACCGGTATCACGCCAACACCGGCCCCGGCGCCGCCGTCTACGCGGGCAACGCCACCGAGAGCTGGACTCTGTCGAGCGGAACCGCCGAGGTCTCCGAGGACCGCCCGATCACCTCGACCGACCACTTCCGGATCGGCAGCCAGACCAAGACGTTCACCGCCGCCGTGGTGCTCCAACTGTTCGACGAAGGCAAGGTCGACCTCGATGCGCCCATCGAGCGCTACCTGCCGGGCGTGGTCACGGGCAACTTCGACGGCAACGCCATCACGGTGCGGCAGCTGCTCAACCACACCTCCGGGCTCCCGCGCGACCCCGGAAACGCGACCCCCAACCCGGATGGCACCTACGAGCTGTCCGCCGTGGTGGCCGCGGCGATGGACGACGCCCCGCAGTCCGCGCCCGGTGAGGCGGTCAACTACTCCAACATCGCCTACCTCGTGCTGGGCATGCTGATCGAGGAACTCACCGGCCAGTACGTCGGGGACGCGATCACGGAGCGGATCATCGAGCCGCTGGGGCTGGCCAACACGTCGTTCCCCGCGCCCGGAGAACGGGAACTGTCCTCGCCGTTCGTGCCCGGCTACCAGGGCTTCAAGGTGGGAGGCTTCTTCGTCTGGATCGACTACACCACCCAGATCGAGCTGTCGCGGTGGAGCTCGGCCGGCGCGATGGAGTCCACCTTCGAGGACCTCGCCACCTTCTACCGGGCGCTGCTCGACGGCAAGGTGATCTCCGAGCGGGCACTCGAGGAAATGAAGTCCGTGTCGAGCGCCGACTACGGACTGGGCCTGGCGAGGATCGAGCTGTCCTGCGGCGGGGAAGCTTGGGGACACAACGGCCGCCTGGCCACCGGACACGCCTCGCGCACGATGGTCACCGAGGACGGCCGCTTCGCCTCGGTGCTGACCAACACCATCGGGCTCCTGCTGCCCGAGAACCCCTCGGAGGTGGACGTCGTCGACACCGCCCTCTGCGAAGCGAGCTCGTGA